The Calditrichota bacterium genome includes the window GAAATAGACCGAGCGGAGCAGAATAGCGCAACGCATGAAGGCGGTGTTGAGCACCGCCTTCTTCTTTGATAGGCATATCCACGTCCGGATCGAAATGGTGAGGTGACGAGCTCGTGCAGCCCCCAGCACGTCAAGCAAGGAGGGGCCGAGAAACAGCGCGCCCCAGGTGGACAGAGTCCTCGCTCGAGAGGCGCCACCTATCCGTACTTGCGGCTCTCCTGTGCACCCTCCTGATTGCCGGAGCGGTGAGGTGCTTCAACCCCTTTGCCCCCGCATTGCACCAAGGTCCCGAAGATGAGCTCATTGTCACCGAGCAACGCACGCCGGAAGAGGTGCTGCAGAACTTTCGCTATGCCTACACCTTCAAGGACTCGCTTCTTTATGCCAACGTCTTGGACAGCTCCTTCGTCTTCGTGTTCTTCGACCCCAACCAGGGCTCGTCTGGGCTGTTCATGTCCTGGGGCAGGGACGTCGACCTGAAGACCACCGGGCGGATGTTTCGCAGCTTCGACGTCATCGACCTCACCTGGAACTCTACCATCTATGCGTTTGAGGAGGAGAACACCGCCGAGCTTTCGAAGAGTTTCTCCATCAACTTCAGTGGGGCGTTCGCCGAGTTTCGGGTATCCGGCACAGCAATCTTCTCGTTCAAGCGTTGCACGCACGATAACAAGTGGCGCATCACCCGCTGGAAAGACGAGTCAGAGTACTAAGCGTTCCCGCAGGGTTCAAGTTAGGAGCGGACCAGAGGAAAGATCATGGCAAGGACGAGGTGCTGGCAGATTGTGGTGCTGACTTTGATAGTCGCGACCGGGGCAGGAGCACAGTGGGAGAGACAACGCGTGGTGACGGTGCTGCCCTCAGTGACCCCTGACACCATTCACGCCGGGCAAGATGCACGCGTGGCGATCGCGCTGATGATTGCCCCCGGCCACCATATCAACTCCCACGCGCCGCTCGACCCTGATTTGATTCCTACGGACATCTCGCTCGAAGTCCCCGCCGGGGTGAAGGTTGCCCCGCTGCGGTTCCCAGAGGGCCTCCGCAAAAAGTTCGCGTTCAGTCCAGACGAGCTCGCCGTGTATGAGGACACAGTGGTGGTGACCACCACGCTGCGGGTAGAGCGCGTGCCGACGCCCTCCGTCCTGCAGGTGCGGGGCACGCTGAGCTTTCAGCCCTGTACGGACCAGGCCTGCTTCCCGCCCGACCAGGTGCCGTTTTCTCTCTCATTCGCAGTCAAGGCAGGAAAGTCTGGAGCAGAGCCTGTAGCCGCGAGCGACACCACTGCAAGCAAGGCCGGCAAGCCCAAAGCCGTAGAGCTCACTGCCGATGAACTGCGCGCACAACGCCTCCTGGAGCGCGGGCTGCTCTACGCCGTGGCCGCGTTCTTCGTCCTCGGGCTGGCCTTGAACCTGACCCCCTGCGTCTATCCGGTCCTGCCCCTCACCGTCAGCTACTTCGCCAGCAGGGGAGAACAACGACGGGGAGCCGCGTTTGCGGCCGCACTGGCCTATGTGGTGGGCATCGCCGTCATCTTCTCCGCCCTCGGACTGATTTCGGGACTGGCGGGCAGGCAGTGGGGGTTTCTGTTCCAGAGCCCATGGTTTGTGGCAGTCATTGCTCTGATTGTCCTTGCCATGGCAGCGAGCATGTTTGGCGCTTTTGAGATCACCGTCCCGAGCTGGCTGCTGACGCGGGTGGGCGGGGCCCGCGAGGGCGTGGTGGGAAGCCTGGTCATGGGACTCACGGTTGGCCTGGTCATAGCTCCCTGCGCCGCCGGCATAATCATCGGCCTGGTGGGGCTGGTGGCCAAGCTGGGCATCGTGGGCAAGGGTGCGTTGTTGTTCTTCGTGATGGGGCTCGGATTGGGGCTCCCTTACCTGGTGCTTGCCACCTTTTCGCAGCTCCTCTCACGCCTGCCAAAAGCAGGCATGTGGATGGTCTGGATCAGAAAGCTTTTCGGCGTCCTGTTGATAGGTGTGGCTCTGTACTTTGTGTTGCCGCAGGCACAACGCGCCGCAGACATGCTTGGCTTCTTCCTTGGACTGCTGGCCATGTTCGGCGGGTTGCTCCTGGGCTTTCTGGATCATGGCCAGGGTTACACGCGCGCCTTCAAGCTGGGGCGGGCAGTCTTCGGACTGGTGCTGCTGCTGGGCGGCGCAATGCTCTTTCAGGGTGCCTTGCACGAGAACGCCGCAGGCATCGAATGGGTGCAGTATCAGGGCCAGGAGATTGAGCAGTTGGCGGCAGGCAAGCCGGTGCTGGTGGAGTTCTACGCCGACTGGTGTGCCCCGTGCAAGCAGATGGAGCGCACGACGTTCCGCGACCCGGAGGTTGTGGCGCGCAGCCGGCAGTTTCTCATGCTGCGCGTGGACTGCACTGCCCCAGATGCCATGGTGCGGGAGGTGATGCAACGGTTTAGGGTGAGCGGCATGCCGACGCTCGTATTCTTAGAGCCCGACGGGACGGAACGAACAGACCTGCGCGCGGTTGGAGCACTCAACGCCGCAGAATTGCTCGCCAGGCTACGGGCTCTGCAGACACAGGGATCAACTTCGCCACAGGAAGGTCGGCAATAGGCCTTTTACTGCTTCTCTTCGTACTTCAGGTAGAGCGGGATCTCCGTCCCGTCCTTCACCAAGCTGTATTGCGAGCGGTAGTACTTTGAAAGCTGCTCATCGACGATACGGTAGGCGAACTGCAGGCCCTTGGTGAACTGACTGGGCGGAACCAGCTCGTAGCCCTGGGAGAGAAGGAGGGGTTCGGGCACGAACTCGTAGCCGCGGGCGAAATAGCGCTCCATCGCGGCGAGATTCACTGCCACGTCTGGGCGCGGCCCTTTAAGGTGGTAGCCTGCTTCAACCAGGGCCCGCAACTGCTCTGCGTGTGCGATCGGGGAGAGCGCGGCGGTTGGTTCTGTCTGCTTGTCAGCCATCAGGAGTCTCCGCAGGTTTGTGGGTATCAACACCATCTTTCGCTTTGTGGCAGAGCAAATTTAGCCCACCCTCGGAAGAAAATCAAGGCCAAAACGTAAACCCAGGGAGGTCAGGTAAGAACTCCCCACTCCTCTGTCGTCGTCCCACGGATTGCCACAGCTCGGTTCCGTTTTTCTTACCCCCACGCCATTCTCTACCTTTGCTCCCACGGGTGAAAGTTCTCGCCGCTCCACATCCCGAGCATGATGCACTCCCTGTCACGCTGTGCCTCTCAAGGACGCCTCCGTCAAAAGGTACTGGAGCTGGAAGTTCATCTGCTCCCCTGACGCCAAGAAAACCAGTCCTTTCGCGCGCTTGGTGGAAGAAGGCTCTGGCCACCCCAGGGTTCGAGGGCTCAGTCGAGAGCTTCCATCGGCGCATAGAACCAGCTGTACACCGTCGAGCTCTTCCTTTTCGAGAAGGACCTGTTGGACAAAACCGGTACCAACACCATCTCCTACCACTTCATGCCCGTAGCGGTCTGCCGCACCAAGTCCCTACAAGCCAAAGCGCCCAGCGGTCTGGCTGGATTGCGCTTGGTCCCACTGATCATTCTCGACGCGAGACCGCGGTGGCTTCAGCAGTCGTCTCCGGCCCACCCCCTCAAGAAGCAAAAGCACCCATCCCCGAGCTCGTCAAGTGTTCGCAAACGGAGGCGACTGGCGCGAGCACGGTGGGCCACCGGCCCCAACTGTCTCCTTGCCAAGCAACGGGA containing:
- a CDS encoding thioredoxin fold domain-containing protein, whose translation is MARTRCWQIVVLTLIVATGAGAQWERQRVVTVLPSVTPDTIHAGQDARVAIALMIAPGHHINSHAPLDPDLIPTDISLEVPAGVKVAPLRFPEGLRKKFAFSPDELAVYEDTVVVTTTLRVERVPTPSVLQVRGTLSFQPCTDQACFPPDQVPFSLSFAVKAGKSGAEPVAASDTTASKAGKPKAVELTADELRAQRLLERGLLYAVAAFFVLGLALNLTPCVYPVLPLTVSYFASRGEQRRGAAFAAALAYVVGIAVIFSALGLISGLAGRQWGFLFQSPWFVAVIALIVLAMAASMFGAFEITVPSWLLTRVGGAREGVVGSLVMGLTVGLVIAPCAAGIIIGLVGLVAKLGIVGKGALLFFVMGLGLGLPYLVLATFSQLLSRLPKAGMWMVWIRKLFGVLLIGVALYFVLPQAQRAADMLGFFLGLLAMFGGLLLGFLDHGQGYTRAFKLGRAVFGLVLLLGGAMLFQGALHENAAGIEWVQYQGQEIEQLAAGKPVLVEFYADWCAPCKQMERTTFRDPEVVARSRQFLMLRVDCTAPDAMVREVMQRFRVSGMPTLVFLEPDGTERTDLRAVGALNAAELLARLRALQTQGSTSPQEGRQ